A genomic window from Ischnura elegans chromosome 10, ioIscEleg1.1, whole genome shotgun sequence includes:
- the LOC124167284 gene encoding uncharacterized protein LOC124167284, with protein MGADPTVKECGSLSPLEMAKLMNKEDEDDLDRKFILDLIETAAVVKNKEFQNVTDQSSSAHWSKCSTQCDKIEEMILNLEKKVESLKHDLRLSTDTGEIMKEYVISLQPGVSGASQCKAVNEVSTEGEKMAKNQTEVPDVKPSGNGSLIIESDELGCGVEIGMSRKKLEEVPECIEDTASLSESTEDSTFLSVHGEVDDGDKMNVHLSEEDKRCHESSLLTAYESNSCNSLDNEEYDELTEEMNNCGSRKIGLSLLSPEKVNEEVKVLERQEITLSEGGNIAGKRMHDEFKQMDIPLEESVQCTHKEPSEEHTEFTKEVEQFKKGCALSEVVQDGIKESPQRMHLNQGLSIHKGEVFSPVEDPADKSSKGDIEICNVNDSDQSNGKEMHFPRCLMGITSPSMHQKVDAVPSEHAPVPGGYISNHVQSKEPVAKEDLFSSLDTEEKNIRLKETSKIDRMEVTSGLLSSEKAKSEEDAVSVPAKHSDAGQSKAERKICEDTKQVDVPSAVSLESKCHEQHNEKLLISIEELEPKKGHFKQPTRGISQVIPDSKVLQEEVSSNQVLNVLQEKDLSTEKDGAYRSNENLNTDKGKDAVKEAGCAIHSGKTSGKVEHVPPSIIDTITLSSAEASHEYSVPTQKPGIMSHLEMTSQVPLAEGNAGTNVGFLLRDKVIRERVLSLVEGFERRHGGTKMIRETKDDGASQVASGITSPGKAKIEEDALSVPSKHLNAGQRSAIRKIGENGKQIGVPTGVPYNQKRSSKTSIDSPIKGPSVKKRSAEEAYNASEENGHCSADGTPCGERKLVPHNAADDVKNSVSTTEFLHSDKKPKIHTYLSDEVIGGNGSSALISKDIDDSEFPSPDVAIQELDGCVRMPRINEALKQLTHQNQEYEANLSMLQVNSNILQPDEDVIILGKSSDTTVEDIIEGVNKLGFIDANQELPKEAGEGGVSSTENKKLEVTDKGETNRLKFREAGVAEFKSTSSSPVKDDLFADNGLLFVESSIASSEREKSEDISIPDECVSGNEKLNAKKANSTETASWRKTLSRLPFISKMMKHGSDETCANKELLGNASEGNAGVGNPCEMQELERESHSSEATQMTTVSLKSNVLDFSFPVPIPDLSSSGVNFRMVGSQAMYCSQTSRDENIHPKNAGNQPYQEMRDLQGKASCVAQSPVGIHQVTDMGYQSCVKAMMAMTDIHESSEYKLHLVRKFYEKLYSNCLLGSIMMKFVAMRDLRLKIDCETDTIHRMIPKFRDHDGMFVNGSERSTHVDFQERVIYFAMDMSKNDKEFVCLSKLGSSLCLMSVYLAFSNGGRPYEVGNREKMAEFHALIEGAMAKKRRNEQLMRCIKKALDKKTRLGKEIAMVVALSEIISQDGLKSVLERQLPSLLHFFENHVILTIEKKTEGMA; from the coding sequence ATGGGAGCAGATCCCACAGTGAAAGAATGCGGAAGCCTTAGTCCTCTGGAAATGGCTAAGTTGATGAATAAAGAGGATGAAGATGATCTCGACAGAAAATTTATTCTGGATTTGATAGAGACAGCTGCAGTagttaaaaataaggaatttcAAAATGTAACTGACCAAAGTTCCTCAGCGCATTGGAGTAAATGCAGCACGCAGtgtgataaaattgaagaaatgattttaaatttggaaaaaaaagttgaatCTCTGAAGCATGACCTCAGGCTGTCAACAGATACAGGAGAAATCATGAAAGAGTATGTGATTTCATTACAGCCTGGAGTATCTGGTGCATCTCAATGTAAAGCTGTCAATGAAGTATCTACTGAAGGTGAAAAAATGGCCAAGAATCAGACGGAGGTGCCAGATGTGAAACCCTCGGGAAACGGCAGCCTCATAATTGAAAGTGATGAATTAGGCTGTGGTGTTGAAATAGGGATGTCCAGAAAGAAGTTGGAGGAAGTGCCTGAATGTATAGAGGACACTGCTTCCCTGAGTGAAAGTACGGAAGACTCCACTTTCCTGAGTGTGCATGGAGAGGTGGATGATGGAGACAAAATGAATGTTCATCTATCAGAGGAAGACAAGAGATGTCATGAATCATCCCTGCTAACAGCATATGAAAGTAACTCATGCAACAGCTTGGATAATGAAGAATATGATGAACTGACAGAAGAAATGAACAATTGTGGTAGCAGAAAAATTGGTCTTTCACTATTATCTCCTGAGAAAGTTAATGAGGAAGTAAAGGTATTGGAGAGACAGGAGATAACTTTAAGCGAAGGTGGAAACATAGCTGGCAAGAGGATGCATGATGAGTTTAAGCAGATGGACATTCCGTTAGAAGAGTCAGTCCAGTGCACTCACAAAGAGCCATCGGAAGAACACACAGAGTTCACCAAGGAGGTGGAGCAGTTCAAGAAGGGTTGTGCACTGTCCGAGGTTGTACAGGATGGCATCAAGGAGTCACCACAGAGAATGCACTTGAACCAAGGTTTAAGCATCCATAAGGGTGAAGTGTTCAGCCCGGTGGAAGATCCAGCTGATAAGTCTAGTAAGGGAGACATTGAAATCTGCAATGTCAACGATTCAGATCAGTCCAATGGGAAAGAGATGCATTTTCCAAGATGTTTAATGGGCATAACCTCCCCCAGCATGCACCAAAAGGTTGATGCGGTGCCCTCCGAACACGCTCCGGTGCCAGGAGGATACATAAGTAACCATGTACAATCCAAGGAACCCGTGGCCAAAGAGGACTTATTTAGTAGCCTCGACACTGAAGAGAAGAATATAAGGCTAAAAGAAACAAGCAAGATTGATAGGATGGAAGTTACATCTGGATTATTATCTTCTGAGAAGGCGAAGAGTGAAGAGGATGCAGTTAGTGTACCTGCGAAACATTCAGATGCTGGCCAAAGCAAGGCTGAGAGGAAGATCTGTGAAGACACCAAGCAGGTGGATGTTCCATCAGCGGTTTCACTCGAGAGCAAATGTCATGAGCAGCATAATGAGAAACTCTTGATATCCATTGAGGAGTTGGAACCAAAAAAGGGACATTTTAAACAACCTACTCGTGGAATATCTCAGGTTATACCAGATTCGAAGGTGTTGCAAGAGGAAGTATCCTCTAACCAAGTGCTGAATGTCTTACAGGAGAAAGATTTAAGTACTGAAAAAGATGGTGCTTACAGatctaatgaaaatttaaatacagaCAAAGGTAAGGATGCAGTTAAAGAAGCAGGCTGTGCAATCCATTCAGGCAAGACCAGTGGGAAAGTAGAGCATGTTCCCCCAAGTATTATAGACACCATAACCCTTAGCTCAGCAGAGGCAAGCCATGAATACTCGGTTCCCACTCAAAAGCCAGGCATTATGAGCCACCTTGAAATGACATCCCAAGTACCACTAGCTGAAGGCAATGCAGGAACAAACGTAGGATTTCTTTTGAGGGATAAAGTCATTAGGGAAAGAGTCTTATCATTAGTTGAAGGATTTGAGCGTCGGCATGGTGGCACGAAAATGATCAGAGAAACAAAGGACGATGGTGCGTCACAAGTTGCTTCTGGAATAACATCTCCTGGGAAGGCAAAGATTGAAGAGGATGCATTAAGTGTACCATCAAAACATTTAAATGCTGGTCAAAGAAGTGCTATCAGGAAGATTGGTGAAAACGGGAAGCAGATAGGTGTTCCAACGGGGGTTCCGTACAATCAAAAGAGGAGTTCAAAGACTTCCATTGATTCTCCCATTAAGGGACCCAGTGTGAAGAAAAGGTCAGCGGAAGAAGCATATAATGCAAGTGAAGAAAATGGCCATTGTTCTGCTGATGGTACACCCTGTGGTGAAAGGAAACTTGTGCCACATAATGCtgcagatgatgttaaaaatTCCGTATCTACAACGGAGTTCCTTCACTCTGATAAAAAGCCAAAAATTCACACCTATTTGTCAGATGAAGTCATTGGTGGCAATGGATCGTCAGCCTTGATATCTAAAGATATTGATGATAGTGAATTTCCAAGTCCAGATGTGGCCATACAAGAGTTAGATGGATGTGTGAGAATGCCAAGAATAAATGAAGCATTAAAACAATTGACTCATCAAAATCAAGAATATGAAGCAAATTTGAGCATGCTCCAAGTTAATAGCAACATTTTGCAGCCTGATGAGGACGTGATAATTTTGGGGAAGTCTAGTGATACCACTGTTGAAGATATCATAGAGGGAGTTAATAAGCTGGGGTTTATTGATGCTAACCAAGAATTGCCCAAGGAAGCAGGGGAAGGTGGTGTATCATCCACGGAGAATAAGAAATTAGAGGTTACTGATAAGGGAGAAACCAACAGATTAAAATTCAGGGAGGCGGGTGTGGCTGAATTCAAGTCTACATCTTCAAGCCCAGTGAAAGATGATTTGTTTGCTGATAATGGCCTGTTATTTGTTGAATCCAGCATTGCTTCAAGTGAGAGAGAGAAATCAGAAGATATAAGTATTCCTGATGAGTGTGTTAGTGGCAATGAAAAACTAAATGCCAAGAAAGCTAATTCGACAGAAACAGCAAGTTGGAGGAAGACTTTATCCAGGCTCCCATTCATTTCCAAAATGATGAAACATGGTAGTGATGAAACCTGTGCTAATAAAGAGTTGCTTGGCAATGCCAGTGAAGGTAATGCTGGTGTTGGAAACCCCTGTGAGATGCAGGAGTTAGAGAGGGAATCTCATAGTAGTGAGGCGACCCAAATGACAACTGTGAGTCTGAAGTCGAATGTTCTGGACTTTTCCTTCCCAGTGCCAATTCCTGACTTGTCTTCGAGTGGAGTAAATTTCAGAATGGTTGGCTCTCAAGCAATGTATTGCAGTCAAACCAGCAGAGACGAGAACATTCATCCAAAAAATGCAGGAAATCAACCATATCAGGAGATGAGAGATTTGCAGGGTAAAGCATCCTGTGTTGCACAATCACCAGTTGGAATTCATCAGGTCACAGATATGGGATATCAGTCGTGTGTTAAAGCAATGATGGCAATGACTGATATACATGAAAGCAGTGAATATAAATTACACTTGGTCAGGAAATTTTATGAGAAGTTGTACTCAAATTGTCTCCTTGGTTCGATAATGATGAAATTTGTTGCTATGAGAGATCTGAGGCTGAAAATTGATTGTGAGACTGATACTATTCACAGAATGATACCAAAGTTTAGAGACCATGATGGCATGTTTGTTAatggcagtgaaagaagcactcATGTTGATTTCCAAGAGAGAGTGATATATTTTGCAATGGATATGAGTAAGAATGATAAAGAATTTGTGTGCTTAAGTAAGCTGGGCAGTTCTCTGTGTCTCATGTCAGTGTATTTAGCATTCAGTAATGGTGGAAGACCATATGAAGTTGGTAACCGAGAGAAAATGGCAGAGTTCCATGCACTAATTGAAGGTGCTATGgcaaaaaagagaagaaatgagcAATTGATGAGATGTATTAAAAAGGCTCTTGATAAGAAAACTCGGCTTGGAAAGGAAATAGCCATGGTAGTGGCCTTGTCTGAGATAATCTCTCAGGATGGTTTGAAGTCTGTGCTGGAACGTCAACTGCCGTCCCTGCTACATTTTTTTGAGAACCATGTCATTCTCACCATTGAGAAAAAAACTGAG